Genomic window (Armatimonadota bacterium):
TCGATGGCCTCGGCGCACAAGCGCATCGTCCGGGCCAAAATCCGCCCCGACTCGCGCATCTTGGCGATTTCGCTGTCCTTTTTCAGGATGATCAAACGCCTAACCCCGTCACGATCGCCTGGAACACGCGGTCGGGTTCTTGAGCCGCGTCGACCCGGATCAACTGGCCACGAGACGCGTAATAGTCTACGACGGGCTGGGTGTTCTCCCAAAAGACGCGGAGCCGCTCCATGATCGTTTCGGGCTTGTCGTCTTCACGGACCACAAGGGGGCTGTTGCACTTGTCGCAGATGCCCTCCCTTTTGGGCGGCTTGTTCACACTGTGGTAGATCTCGCCGCACTTCGTGCAACCGACCCGGCCGCTCAACCGACGGACGACGACGTCGTCTTCGATCTCGAGCGAGACGACGCCGTTGAGCGGGATCTCCTCGTGCTTCAACTCTTCGTCAAGGGCCTCGGCCTGACGCACGGTGCGGGGAAAACCGTCGAGGACGAAACCAT
Coding sequences:
- a CDS encoding adenylate kinase, with amino-acid sequence MPIRMILVGPPGVGKGTQAQMLQERLGVKPLSSGVIFRSEIEAETDLGQLAKSYIDRGELVPNGVTIQMMVKRIRSDEVRKHGFVLDGFPRTVRQAEALDEELKHEEIPLNGVVSLEIEDDVVVRRLSGRVGCTKCGEIYHSVNKPPKREGICDKCNSPLVVREDDKPETIMERLRVFWENTQPVVDYYASRGQLIRVDAAQEPDRVFQAIVTGLGV